ACCATCTGACCTGCTCTAGTGAAGTGTAATGAGTAGGAATAtgataaagaacaaaaacacacacaagcaagcaGTATGACAGAGGCGCTCTGTCTGTCTAATAGGCAAGTGTGAATTAGGCTCTAGATGCTGCATTCAGCTGTTAGGATATAGAGTGTGGACTGCTAACAAAACGTCACTTAACATTATTTTCACAgttcaagatttaaaaaatgtcagagaataAGCTTTATGGAACTTTTATTCACAGTCAGATGCCTGAAGAATACTGACTGTtggttatgttttatgtttgatgTATGTCTCAACATTTTCCTCTGTATCTTTTCACAGCTCCGTGCCCAGAACCAAGTGCTGAAGAAGGCAGTCGTGGATGAACAGGCCAACTCTACCTCCTTAAAGGTAAAGTAATCAAAGTAGTACTACAAATTTTGTAAACAACAGTGTATAAAGTATCTGACATCATTGTGATTTAGAGGTAGTGATTTGCTCGCATATTGGTTTGTAAGAACCCATGTACAGCATTGTTACGACCATCTTGTGTTATTCATTATGCTCGTTTTTACTCATCAGGAGCAGCTGAAGCAGCGTGACCAGAGCCTGAGAAAGCAGGAGCAGGAGATGGACAGTCTCAGCTTCAGAAACCAACAGCTGGCTAAGAGGGTGGAGCTGCTTCAAGAGGAGCTGGCTGTTAGTGAAGCCAAGGGCAAAAAGGGGAAGGTGATCATGAGGGGGGAAATACAAGGGAGTGCCTACACGGTTTTACAGAGGAAGCAGGATGTTTCCTCTGTACAACCTGTGCATGAGCATAATGTTAATCTGATAGCAAAAATATTACTTTTAGGAGTGATTATGAACTGTGCAAACTACAGTAATGGATCATTAttaaacacaatgtttataAAGCCAAAAGATTGTGATCAACAGGCTCTATTTTATCTTCTTCTAGAGCAAAGGAGACTCCCCCTCACAGCATGGCATGCAGACCCagaatgtttttgatgaggaccTGCAGAAAAAGATAGAAGAGAATGAGCGACTTCATATCCAAGTAAGGGTTGTTCTTTAGTATTGAAACCTAAGAAAATGGGGAGTCAGTGCATGTGACGACTCTGTTTTCTTCTGTACGCTGATCAGTTCTACGAAGCAGACGAGCAGCACAGGAGGCAGGAGGCCGAGCTGAAGGCACGGCTAGAGGAGCTGGAGAAAGACTCCGAGCAGCACCAGGCTGTAGTGGACGGACTCACCACTAAGTACATGGAAACTATCGAGAGGCTGCAGAGTGACAAGGCACGCTTAGAGGTGAGGATGAGCTGGAGaaaaaggcagagaggaggatgagacGGGAGGATGATTAACAACGTGTCAGTTTTAATGGTGGAAATTGTGAAGTGTGTATTTCTATTCTGACAGGTGAAGGCACAGACTCTGGAGAGGGAAGCGAAAGAGTGCAGATTGCGAACAGAAGAGTGGTACATTTGCCTTTTTATTCACAGTTCTCTCTGGTTCACAACTTAATGAAGTTAATGTGTAAGGTtaaactgttgtttatttttctttccgCAGTCAGCAGCAGTTGAGGCGGTGCCAGACGGAACTCAACAGACAGGTGAAACAAAGCAGCAGTGTTATCCAGGAGAAAGTGCCCTTCAATGACACCAGTGAGTATCTGGCGCTGAGCCACTCAGACAAAAAACGAAAGGTTAGATCGATTTGCAGACATTTATGTCTTTGTCACTGATCCCGTCAAAACACTCCTGCCCTGTAGTAAGTAGTGTAATGTTACACCAAACTGTAATTCTGCACGTGAGGTGGCAGGAGGCTAAACCTTTTTAAGCAGTTTTTGTTTGAGTCAGTAAAAGTTCAAAGTTGAGGTTCTGCTCTGGTTATaacttctgttttctctcatcCTCCAGAATTTAGTGACTTCAACAGTCTAAATGTGCCACCACACAATCGGAGACACCAGGTGggtgagaaaacaaaagcaatgtGTCGCTGTGTTTatcatgcacatactttttaaCTCCAATAATACCTGTGTAACTTGGAATTATAgctcatttctcattttctgatttgtgtttaaaaaaacagactttgcAGTTTTATCATTTCAGAAATTTTTCTGGTACTAACAAACAGCTAAGGACACTGACAATAATGCTCAAGAATTCACAGATActcatatattaatattaaagaaaacaagCCATAGCATAGCAACTAATACAGCGGAGTGTGGcttgtgtttgttctttttcttcataCAGCTTAAAGCCCGGGACGTGGCAGGTCAGGCTTTGGGCTTCATTCAGGACCTTGTGGCTGCTCTGCTGAACTTCCACTCatacacagagcagagagtgcACATCTATCCTCTGGACTCCTCCATTGAGCAAATCTCCCCTCTGAACCAGAAGGTTAGGCAGCTGTAAacaagaaatacaaacattacACATGAATCATAATGTGAACTACATAAGATGGTAACACTGGTTGTATATAGGAAATGATATTCATGGTACAAGCTTTCTCTCTGCCCAGTTCTCCCAGTATCTACATGAGAATGCAGCCTACGTGCGCCCCCTGGAGGACAGTTTTCTGCAGTTACACCAAAGCATCACAGAGGACACTGTCACAGTGCTGGTGAGTGCTTTTTgtacagggttttttttttaaaataatgcttGTATATAATCAAccattaattgttttttcttgaactgAAGGAGACTGTGGTCAAACTGAAGAGCTTTGCTGATAACTTCTCCTCGTACACCCATTTTCTACAAAAGATTCTTCCCTACCAGCTGAAAAggtcagcactgtgtgtgtgtgtgtgtgtgtgtgtgtgtgtgtgtgtgtgtgtgtgtgtgtgtgtgtgtgtgtgtgtgtgtgtgtgtgtgtgtgtgtgtgtgtgtgtgtgttacagaaaTGGAGTGGAGGAGGCTGTGTTAATggctttcttcttttctccttccaGCCTGGAGGAAGAGTGCGAGGCACCTCTTTGTACTGCCGCCCTTAGTGCGAAAAACCAGGAGTTGCAGAGTGACATGAAGAGAGTAACTTCTGTGTTTGAGAAACTGCAGAACTACATTAACCTTTTGGCCTTACCCAGTAGGTTAACATAAGCCATTTGAGCTCTTTTTACCTGAAATTTCTATTATCCCagttatgtctttatttttcttactgtttgGAATTGGCTCCTTTTTTTACAGATGTGTCTGTGAAGTGATAAGATGCTTGTTTTACAAATGCGTGCGTTGTGTCTCAGGTGTTCGGCAGGATGCCATGCCACAGAGCAGCACCTCCGCTGTCTTCACCCAGCTGGCCGCCTGCTTGCACAGTCTTCACGACGCCATTAAAGGTGAGGAGCACCGTGAGCCCTTTTTGACCCGCAGCCACTTCACAACCAGCGTGACACAGCCAAACAATTCCCTCACATCGCTACCTCGCTGTGGTCGCCATTCACAAAAGTCTGacagattttatattttcacaacAATACCCACAAACCCatttttgtacagtaaatatccAGAGGCTTCAGTGCATCGTCTATCACACTGAGATGCCAAATGGAAGTATAATTTAGTTCCCTCTGGTAGAGAAGAGCCACTTTTGTACAGCTGCCACATTTAGCTGAGtggaaatgtctttttgtgcAGACTGCTGTTTGTCTTTGATGCTTTCTTTGTGGGCACAATAATACAAACGTGCAGCTTTATAATGTTTATACATTGTGAAAATCCATAATACATCATCATTTACACCCCACTCAGTGAAAGAGCATCCTAAATTATCAGCCCTTTGTTGCAGAATGTACTAAAAAAATAGCTGGTGAATTAAAGTCAACAGGTGGTATAAGTGCCTCTCctgctgttttgtttcctcCCTGTGTGTCCAGAAATGTCAAAGCACTACAACCAGAAGGCCAGCTTAGAGCAGGAGCTCCCCACTGTCACCCAGAAGCTCTGCACCACCACAGAGTGCCTGCTGGGATCTCTGGGCTCACTGAACAGCAGCACTGGCAAGGTACGGCCACCAGGGGGCAGGCAGCAGCCAGGTTCATGTTTCCTATATCATGTGTTTATGGCTGGACCACAGGGGCCAGGCCTATAAACGCCGAAGTCCgtgactgactgaatgaatgagtgaatcaCCGACAGACTGAGTTACACCACTCGCCGGGTGTCGCCACgtgtcgccacttcctgtatccgtcatttcaaattaaaagccctctggTGTTCTAAACACGGTCCAGCCacatactaggttttgacctagtcttgttttttgTCGGCTGCAACACATCAAGGCTTAATTGTAAGTAGCAGTGGGTTTTCTCTGCAACTGGATCATGACGGTAATTTGCCACTGATGTGAGAACACAGAGAGGCAGGACTCAGGTGGGCAGCAGTTAAATGTTCAAAGATACCATCCAAATCACGGTTCGTACAGCTGCTCCCCAGTCAGGGTAAGCGATAAATGATTTCTCTTTGTGAATCAAGTGAACCGTTGCCTGAGATGTGTCTGCTGATGGAAGGCACAGTCCGGTGGGCTGCAGCGTTAAATAACACACTGGCACACGATATGTGGAGTGAGCTGCATTTTGAGAACTAACATCTCTGTAGGCAAAAGCTTAATTGCTCAGACGTTTTATCATCCTTGGTGGTGGAATCATCCCCCTACCGTATACACACTGATTAATTTGAGGCACAACAGAATGCTGAGTATCTGCATCAAGAAATGTCCTTAATGAATTAAGGATGCCAATAtctcttttttctttgaatGATATGAGACAAAATTCCTGTTTTCTCGCAGATTGCCACTTTCTTCAGCAACAACTTGGACTTCTTCACGTCACCGGGCTACAGTCCAAGAGGCAGCACAGCAGCCCTCAACCCCTTGCAAGCAGAGAGCATGCTGGCCAACAAAAAGAAAGCAGCTGCTTATATCCACGCTATCAGAAAGGTTAGTTTATGCTTAAATCTGCTGGGTATTTCCAGGTCTCAGCTGGTGACAAAGGGTGACCAGAGCTTTGCAGTTAAAGcaacaaaacactgcacattAAGATTAACCAGGCTACATGTGTAACATCTTATAAATTACTTCTCAAAATATCCTTTAATGAGAAAACCTTTGTTAATATTTTAGTATGTTTCACCTGGTCTTGTccacatttttttattcttagtttttttttatttatttcttttcctttgaAACTGGGTAACTTATACTCAAGATTAGTtctttacaaataaaagtttaatattaatataaaatgcatgtttttcctttatgaattgctgttttgtttgtcattcaGCCCCGGCCACAGTCTGTTCCATACAGAGAAGCCCTGTCAAACCGTCGTATACTCACCAGCTCCACTGAGAGTAGAGAAGGTCTCACTCAGCAGGTATGACACTCAGTTTTGCTTCATAAAACTCTCTCTTTATACTATTTCCGTTGGTTCagatttgattcatttaaaggtttttttttttttttttttttactgtacatcagTTTTAAAGAAAGGTTACATCTGGCTATTGGCTACAAGCAGGCCCTCAGTGTTATGTGGACCATGTAACCATGCATGAGTCAGCGTGCCAGCAAGGTTTGGTTGCCATGAAGGCAGCGGTATAATAACATAAGGATTAAAACAGAGTCATGACATGTTTCCacgtgcatttttttttatgtggctTTGTGTTCACTGGGTCACATTAAGATAAAAGAAGAAACTGGAAATCTGGGCAAATTAGAAACAGAAGACCAATAGCATCACTGGATGCTGAGGAAATACAGTATGGGGATTTTGAAATAGATTGTTGATAATGTTGCAGAAATCttaacaaaaacagcaacatctgcctcaaaataatacaacacaGTCATGTAATATTTTAGACAGTTGCTCTGTAGGGACAGGGTGTGAACTGAGTAGCTTTTCCAGTAAGGCAGTACATTTTCTGTCCCGAGCAAGTTGAAAACATATGAGGCACTTTAGACAAATGTGTGATTAGATCCATATCAGCCTGCTTAAATTCATCACTGAAGCACCAGTCACACAGTTTCAAATACACTGACATAGCAGAAGAATAAATCATATTGGGCTTTTGCCATCTGAGCCTCCAGATTTTGGAAGGAACTGTCTAAAGAGCTCAGGATAGCAGAATCAGGCCCCATAAGCTTTTTTTTAGGTTTTCCTTTAATCAGATTAATCTTGTAATCTTGTGTATCTGCTCCACAGAtagattgttattattattattacaaactgCTTTGTTTTATAGTCTCCCCATTTCTCCCTAAATACTGCTGCCCTCTCACTTCTCCCAACCTTTGCTTAGCCCTCTTCCCACGAGCTCACTGtccgctcctctcctctccccggTGGCCTCCCACAGGTGCAGCAGAGCCAGGAGAAGATTGCTCGGCTGGAGCAGGAGAAGGAGCACTGGCTCCTGGAGGCCCAGCTGGGGAAGGTGCGGCTGGAGAAGGAGAACCAGCGCATCGCGGACCTGGAAACGCAGCTCGCGGCGGCTCTAGGAGGAAGTCCAAACTTGCAAACAGCTGCAGCCAGCACGCTCGAACAGAGCCACGAGGAAGCGGAGACTGAGCTGAAAGCTGCAGGAAAAGAGACTACGCTGTGCACCAGCCTGGTACAGTCGCTCTTACTGGCTGTTGCACTTCACATTTTTGCTTGCAGAGGAAATTTTCTGCCCGTGGCATGGATGTCTGACTTGCTTCAACAAAGGGAGTATTATCGCTCTTGCTTGTAGCTCCCACGCTAAGCAAGTTTTTGCTTAATAAAACTCAGACTTCCAATGTGCTGATGTGGCAGAACAGAAGAATACGGTTGTTTATGCAAGTCAGTACAGAGTTCACGGGGCACCCACAATCCAGAGCTGTTGTATCACTAGTCACAGCATATTAGCTTTTATTGTTCTTATCTCCTACACTGCTACTTTGTCATTGCCGTTTTAGAGGCCTGTCTGTGCTTGAAGTGGATTTTATAATCTCTCTGATATATCTCTTTTATATCTTGTCATCAGGTTGGTATGTTGTGTACAACACCCACAGTTGAGCATGTGAGTTGTCATCCACtaacaaatgaacacatttataTTACGAGCTCTTTAAAAGCATTTGAAATCAGCACTTtcatgaagttaaaaaaaaaaaaaaaaagagagagaaatctAATCTAGCTGAGcgttgtgtctgtgtttgcaggTGGGAGACGAGGAGTCCAGGGAGCATCTTATAAAGACTCACTACATGACCAGAGTCGGAGAGCTCACCACTCAGCTCCAGATTTCTGACAGCAAAGCTGTTCACTTCCACTCTGAGGTGACGCCCTAACTCCAATGTTTATCTCAAAAAAAGACTCCTCATAGCACAAGAACTGACCTTTTCATAGCACACATGGCTTTTTTAAGTAATCAAGGTAAGAGTATGGAAACTCTTACAGGGCCGGGTACTGTTTAAACACCCAGATACATTTAGTGCAGATGCAGAACAGTCAGTCACCCTGTTCCTTCATGTGTTCCTTCCTATAATCATTCCAACTATTTTTGTCTGCTTCTGTAATTTGCTTGAGAACAGGGAGATTAGAAACAGACCCAGAAGTTAACAGTGTGTTACCTTGTTTCCTTGTTCTTTCCTCTTTGTCCTtcgtgtttctttgtgtgtattaCGTATTTAagtgttgcctttttttttttccctgagaaACTGACACCTACTATTTTTAGTATTATGGTGAGGCTTGATCTGAATGTAGATACTTGTTTAAGTGACATCCTGTCGCATTGTGACTAACTGACATGTCAGTCATCTGCGCTGTGTATCATAGCAACAGGAATGCAGCTGATTTTGAGTCAGTGTCTCAGGTATTAAACTGTCACTATTTCAAACTGTGCATTTATCTTTGACGCCGTCttcaaatattttgatttctcAAAGAAACGTCTGCTTTTATTGCGGCTTTTGAAAAAGATCTGAAAAGCCTTTTACTTATGCTGTATACCTATCCGGGGACAAcactc
This genomic interval from Thunnus thynnus chromosome 14, fThuThy2.1, whole genome shotgun sequence contains the following:
- the ppp1r21 gene encoding protein phosphatase 1 regulatory subunit 21 → MANVTDLQTKYSKLAQEYSKLRAQNQVLKKAVVDEQANSTSLKEQLKQRDQSLRKQEQEMDSLSFRNQQLAKRVELLQEELAVSEAKGKKGKSKGDSPSQHGMQTQNVFDEDLQKKIEENERLHIQFYEADEQHRRQEAELKARLEELEKDSEQHQAVVDGLTTKYMETIERLQSDKARLEVKAQTLEREAKECRLRTEECQQQLRRCQTELNRQVKQSSSVIQEKVPFNDTKFSDFNSLNVPPHNRRHQLKARDVAGQALGFIQDLVAALLNFHSYTEQRVHIYPLDSSIEQISPLNQKFSQYLHENAAYVRPLEDSFLQLHQSITEDTVTVLETVVKLKSFADNFSSYTHFLQKILPYQLKSLEEECEAPLCTAALSAKNQELQSDMKRVTSVFEKLQNYINLLALPSVRQDAMPQSSTSAVFTQLAACLHSLHDAIKEMSKHYNQKASLEQELPTVTQKLCTTTECLLGSLGSLNSSTGKIATFFSNNLDFFTSPGYSPRGSTAALNPLQAESMLANKKKAAAYIHAIRKPRPQSVPYREALSNRRILTSSTESREGLTQQVQQSQEKIARLEQEKEHWLLEAQLGKVRLEKENQRIADLETQLAAALGGSPNLQTAAASTLEQSHEEAETELKAAGKETTLCTSLVGMLCTTPTVEHVGDEESREHLIKTHYMTRVGELTTQLQISDSKAVHFHSECRALAKRLAIAEKSRETLSEEVKVANQNITRLQDELATTKRSYEDQLSMMSDHLCSMNETLSKQREEIDTLKLGSKGNAKKNKGR